One Psychrilyobacter piezotolerans DNA segment encodes these proteins:
- the recQ gene encoding DNA helicase RecQ, whose amino-acid sequence MLKKAEKILFQYFGYKKFRTSQEEIVSSILDGRNLLGIIPTGSGKSICYQIPALLSPKLTIVISPLISLMKDQVDTLKISNIPSAFINSSLSKEEYVDIIRQLRQHKLKLLYIAPERLLNAKFINLLTSLQIGMVAVDEAHCISQWGHDFRKSYLEIPKFIEKLDQNIQITAFTATATPKVKEDIIDLLEMRNPKIFVGGFDRKNLFFKVVKNEDAESFLVDYLDTHRKAPGIIYASTRKEVDNLYAYLRLKHFSVGKYHAGLTDDERKKFQNKFITGDIRVMIATNAFGMGIDKSNVRFVIHRNIPKDIESYYQEAGRGGRDGGQAECILMFYPEDIGTQEFFIDMNKDLSPVLKRDKLKKLDKMVAYTEIKSCLREYTLKYFGDRRIKNYCGNCSNCTGLKDVENNTVDAQKVLSCIGRSRENVGVRMVIRLLLGETSDKITRKGLDKISTFGIFKDYDKNLLEEFINYLISEGYIDQTAGSYPVLKLNEKSFDVLSGNIKVLRKKNEVVSFDYYENPVFERLNEVRRKIAEKEGIAPYVLLSDVTLMELADKKPTNRWEMLKIKGIGNQKFENYGQGFLDVLITEAGIENLKNNGSQEAQKADKKYLVEIEKVKHLKESLNLDVDVEELAQAISEIFF is encoded by the coding sequence ATGTTAAAGAAAGCTGAGAAAATATTGTTTCAATATTTTGGATATAAAAAATTCAGAACCAGCCAAGAGGAGATAGTCTCCTCTATTTTGGATGGAAGAAATCTTTTGGGGATAATTCCAACTGGCAGCGGAAAATCTATCTGTTATCAGATTCCGGCACTGCTGTCTCCTAAACTTACCATAGTTATCTCCCCCCTGATCTCCCTCATGAAAGATCAGGTAGATACCCTGAAGATATCCAATATCCCTTCAGCTTTTATAAACAGTTCCCTCTCAAAGGAAGAATATGTAGATATAATCAGGCAGTTGCGGCAGCATAAACTAAAACTCCTGTATATTGCTCCCGAAAGACTCCTCAATGCTAAATTTATAAACCTGCTGACCTCTCTCCAGATAGGAATGGTGGCTGTAGATGAAGCCCACTGTATATCCCAATGGGGACATGATTTCAGAAAATCTTATCTGGAAATCCCTAAATTTATTGAAAAACTGGATCAGAATATACAGATAACGGCATTTACGGCTACAGCTACCCCAAAGGTAAAGGAAGATATCATAGATCTGTTGGAGATGAGGAACCCCAAAATATTTGTAGGAGGGTTTGACCGGAAGAATTTATTTTTTAAAGTTGTAAAAAATGAAGATGCAGAATCATTTTTAGTGGATTATTTGGACACCCATAGAAAAGCTCCCGGAATCATCTACGCTTCTACACGAAAAGAAGTGGACAACCTGTATGCTTATTTGAGATTGAAGCATTTCAGCGTGGGAAAATATCATGCAGGGCTTACCGACGATGAGCGTAAAAAATTTCAAAATAAATTTATAACCGGTGATATCAGAGTTATGATTGCCACCAATGCCTTTGGGATGGGGATAGATAAATCCAATGTAAGATTTGTTATCCACCGGAATATACCCAAAGATATCGAAAGCTACTATCAGGAGGCCGGCCGTGGCGGTCGTGACGGGGGGCAGGCTGAATGTATCTTGATGTTTTACCCTGAAGATATCGGTACACAAGAATTTTTTATAGACATGAATAAAGATCTTTCTCCGGTATTAAAGAGGGATAAACTGAAAAAATTGGATAAGATGGTAGCCTATACCGAGATAAAATCCTGCCTGAGGGAATATACATTGAAGTATTTTGGTGACAGGAGGATCAAAAATTACTGCGGGAACTGCAGTAACTGTACCGGTCTAAAGGATGTGGAAAATAATACTGTGGATGCACAAAAGGTCCTCTCATGTATCGGCAGATCCAGGGAAAATGTAGGTGTCAGGATGGTTATCCGCCTCCTGTTGGGAGAGACAAGTGATAAAATCACAAGAAAGGGTCTGGATAAGATCTCAACCTTTGGAATTTTTAAAGATTACGACAAAAACCTGCTGGAGGAATTTATCAACTACCTCATCTCCGAAGGATATATAGATCAAACGGCAGGATCATATCCTGTGCTTAAATTAAATGAAAAATCATTTGATGTACTCAGTGGAAATATCAAGGTTCTCCGAAAGAAAAATGAAGTTGTATCCTTTGATTATTATGAAAATCCTGTCTTTGAAAGGTTAAATGAGGTACGGCGTAAGATAGCAGAAAAAGAAGGAATAGCTCCATACGTCCTTTTGTCCGATGTAACTTTAATGGAACTGGCAGACAAAAAACCTACCAACAGGTGGGAGATGTTAAAGATTAAGGGGATAGGCAACCAGAAATTTGAAAACTACGGACAAGGTTTTTTAGATGTTTTAATCACAGAGGCAGGGATTGAAAATTTAAAAAATAACGGATCTCAAGAAGCCCAAAAAGCCGATAAAAAATACCTGGTTGAAATTGAAAAAGTAAAACATCTGAAAGAAAGTCTAAACTTAGATGTAGATGTGGAGGAGTTAGCTCAGGCTATAAGTGAGATCTTTTTTTAA